The nucleotide sequence CAGCGGTGCCTCCTCGAGGGGTCGGAGGTGCGACACCCACGCACGGGCCGCCCGCTCTTCGCGTTCCGGCTGCACCAGTTCATCTCCAAGGGCGACACCCTCTACGTGTCACTGGAACCCGAGGACACCCGCTTCATCACCTCGAAGTACCAGGTCGCTGTCCCGTCGGCGAAGGAGAAGCTGCTCTACCCGCTGGCCTTCTGCCGCGAATGCGGCCAAGAGTACGCCGTGGTCCGCGCCGTGACCCGTGCCGGGGAGACCAGCTACCAGCCCCGCGCCTCCCGAGATGTGTCCGAGGACTCCGCGCAGGACGGCTACCTCTACATCTCCACCTCGCTTCCCTGGCCAGTCGACCCGATCGCCGACGGGCGGCTTCCTGACTCCTGGGTGGACGTCGACAACGACCCCCTTCCTGCGAAGGTCAGGTACCTCCCCCGCCGGGTCACCGTCGACACCGCGGGTCATGAGGTCCCCGTGGGTGGCACTCCGGCCGCATTCATCCCCGCCCCGTTCACGTTCTGCCTCTCCTGCCAGGTCAGCTACGAACAGACCCGTGGCCGCGACTTCTCCAAGCTCGCCACTCTCGATGCCGAAGGTCGAAGCTCCGCCATCTCGGTGATCTCCTCCAGCATGGTGCGCGCCCTGCGTGAAGTGCCGGAGGACGAGCTCCCGAAGGAGGCACGCAAGCTCCTCACCTTCGTCGACAACCGGCAGGACGCAAGCCTGCAGGCCGGTCATCTCAATGACTTCGTCCAGATCGCCCAGGTCCGAGGCGCGCTCTTCGCCGCCATGAAGTCCAACCCTGAGGGCCTCACCCACGAGGACGTCGCCGCGCACGTCGTCAACGCCCTCGGCCTCGACTTCGCCGACTACGCGGCGTCACCAGAAGCGCTCTACGCCGCGAAGGCCCGCACTGAGCGCGCCCTGCGCGAGCTGGTCGAGTACCGGCTGTACCTCGACCTTCAGCGCGGCTGGCGCATCACCATGCCCAACCTCGAACAGACCGGGCTCCTGCGGGTGAGCTACGAGTCCCTCAACGACGTGGCCGCGGACCAGGGCCTCTGGGAATCGAAGCATCCCGCCCTGCGGGATGCGGCGAACGGCCACCGCGAGGAGCTCTGCCGGATCATCGTCGACGAGTTCCGCAAGGTGCTCGCCGTCGATGTCGATTGCCTCACCGAGACAGGGTTCGAGAAGATCAAGAGGCAGTCGTCCCAGGAGCTCGCGGGGGCCTGGAGTATGCCGGGCAACGAGCAAATGGCCCCGGTGGGCACCGTGTTCGCCTTCGCCTCGCAGCCCGGCCGTCCGCGCCAGGGCCTGCACCTCACCGGCCGGTCGGCGCTCGGCCGATACCTCCGTCGACCGAACCAGTTCCCGTCCCAGCCCGCCCGCCTCACCACCGATGAGGCCCAGCAGGTCATCCACGACATCCTCTCCGTGCTCAGCCGCGTGGGGATCCTCACTCAGGTGGACAGCGACGGGCAACGGGGCCACAGGCTGAAGGCTTCCGCCATCCGGTGGAACGCCGGCGACGGAACCAGCGCCGCATCCGATCCGATCCGCAAGACCCTCGACGCCGACGCCGGCGGTCGGGTCAACGCGTTCTTCAAGACGCTCTACGAAGGAGTGGCGCGTGAGCTGCGCGGGCTGTCCGCCAGAGAGCACACCGCACAGGTTCCGCCCGCCGAGCGGGAGAACCGCGAGCGGGAGTTCCGAGAGGGTTCCCTTCCGCTGCTCTACTGCTCCCCGACGATGGAGCTGGGCGTCGACATCTCCAGCCTCAACGCGGTCGGCCTGCGCAACGTGCCCCCCACCCCGGCGAACTACGCGCAGCGCTCGGGCCGCGCTGGGCGCTCCGGCCAGCCCGCGCTGGTCCTGACCTACTGCGCCACCGGCAACTCGCACGACCAGTACTACTTCCGCCGACCCGCCGACATGGTCGCAGGATCCGTCGCCGCGCCCCGGCTGGACCTGACGAACGAGGCGCTGCTCCGCAGCCACGTCCAGGCGGTGTGGCTCGCCGAGACCGGCGAGAAGCTCGGCTCGAAGATGACCGATCTCCTCGCCACCGAGGGCCAGGACCCGTCCCTCGTGATGAGGCCGGAGAAGGCCCACGCCTTCGCAGACAGCGACGCCATCAGGCGCGCCATTGGCCACGCCCAGAGCATCGTCGCTCCGATGCTCACAGAGTTGCAGGCCACCGCTTGGTGGCAGGACAACTGGGTGGAGGATGTCGTCAACAAGGCCCCCAGCAACCTCGACAAGGCCTGCGACCGGTGGCGCAAGCTCTACCGGGCTGCCCTCGCGGACCAGGCCACCCAGAACCGGATCGTGCTGGAAAGCAGCCATTCGCAGAAGGCCCACCGGGCGGCTCAGGCCCGACGGCGTGAGGCCGAGAGCCAGCTACGGCTCCTACGCAACGAGGACGACGAGTCGAACCACTCCGACTTCTACACCTACCGCTACCTGGCCTCCGAGGGGTTCCTTCCCGGCTACAGCTTCCCCAGGCTCCCGCTCGCCGCGTACATTCCCGCGGTGCGCGGAGCGGTGGGCAAGTTCGACGGGGGCGACTACATTCAGCGTCCCCGCTTCATGGCGATCTCCGAGTTCGGCCCCGGGGCCCTGATCTACCACGAGGGCGCCCGCTACGAGGTCACCCGCGTCCAGGTCCCGCTGTCCCAGACCGGCCAAGGAGTGATCGACACCTCCGAGGCTCGCCGGTGCAGCGAATGCGGATACCACCACGACCGGAAGCCTGGGCTCGACGTGTGCGAGAACTGCGGCAGCGAGCTCGGCTCCACGACCTACGGGCTCATGCAGCTGACCACCGTCTACACCAGACGCCGCGAGCGCATCTCCTCCGACGAGGAGGAGCGTCGCCGAGCAGGCTACGAGCTGCAGACGTCGTACCGGTTCACCGAGCACGGCAGCCGCTCCGGGAAGCTCGCCGCCGAGATCGTCGCCGGCGACGGGGCTCCGCTGGCGGAGCTTGTCTATGGGGATTCCGCCGAGGTCAGGGTCACCAACCGCGGGCGCCGACGCCGCAAGGACCCCAGCACCGTCGGCTTCTACCTCGATCCCGTCGAGGGGGCGTGGATCTCCGAGTCCAAGGGCGACAACGCACTAGCCACCGACCCCGACGGCGATCCCGACCTCGCGAAGGCCGTCCGGGTGATCCCCTACGTCCGCGACCACCGCAACATCCTCGTCGTTCGCCTCGCAGCTGCGCTGCCTGATGACGCCGCGGTCACCCTCCGGAACGCACTCGAGCGGGGCATCGAGGCTGCCTTCCAGCTGGAGGACTCCGAGCTGGCGAGCGAGGCGCTCCCGGACCCCGAGCACCGCAGCCGGATGCTGTTCACGGAGTCCGCCGAGGGAGGGGCGGGCGTCCTCCGTCGCCTGCAGGCCGAGCCGGACGCCCTGGCGCTGGCCGCCCGCACGGCCCTCAGCATCGCCCATTTCGATCCCGACACCGGCGCGGACCTCAGCGCGCCGGAGGCCAGGGAGGAGCGGTGCGAGCGCGCCTGCTACGACTGCCTGCTGTCCTACGGAAACCAGAGCGACCACGCATCCATCGACCGGCACACCATCCGCGATCTCCTCCTTGACCTCGCCTCCGGCAGGACCGTGGCGTCCTCGTCCGCGCAGACCCGCGGCGACCACGCCGACGCACTGATGGATGCCTCGGACTCGGATCTGGAGCGACGCTGGATCCGGCTGCTGCTGGAGGGCGACTACAAGCTGCCCGACTCCGCCCAACCGCTGCTCAGCGACGCCGGGTGTCGACCGGACTTCGCCTACTCGGATGCCCGGGTCGTCATCTTCATCGACGGGCCGGTGCATGATCGCCCGGACAAGGCGGCAGAGGACGCGGCCGTCCAGGAACGCCTGATGGACGCCGGGTACACCTGGCTCAGGTTCAGCCACGACGCAGACTGGGACTCCCTGGTCAAGGAACACAGCTTCGTCTTCGGAGAGGGAAGAACAGCGTGACCGCATTCGCAGTCGGAAGCCTCGTCGCCACACGCGGACGCGAATGGGTGGTGCTCCCGGACAGCTCGGACGACTTCCTGGTCCTGCGACCGCTGGGCGGCACCGACGACGACATCGCGGGGGTGCTCCCCGCCATCGAGCACGTCGCCCCGGCGACCTTCCCCGCGCCCAGCCCTGACGACCTGGGCGACCACCACAGCGCCCGCCTGCTGCGCAGCGCGCTCCAGATCGGCTTCCGGTCCAGCGCCGGCCCATTCCGGTCGCTCGCCGCGATCGCTGTCGAACCCCGCGCCTACCAGCTCGTCCCACTCCTCATGGCACTACGGCAGGACACCGTTCGACTCCTCATCGCCGACGACGTCGGCATCGGCAAGACCGTCGAGGCCTCCCTGATCGCGACCGAGCTGCTCACCGTCGGTGACGCCCGCGGCCTCGTGGTCCTCTGCAGCCCCGCGCTCGCCGAGCAGTGGGCCGACGAACTGCTCACCAAGTTCGGGCTCGAGGCCGAACTCGTCCTCGCCAGCACCGTCCGCCGACTGGAGCGGCAGTGCATCGCGGGCGAATCGATCTTCGAGCGATTCCCCGTCACGGTCGTCTCGACGGACTTCATCAAGTCGGACCGCCGCCGCAACGAGTTCCTCCGCACCTGCCCGGACCTTGTCATCGTCGACGAGGCGCACACCTGCGTCGCCGACGGCGGCCTGGCAGGGAAGGCCCGGACCCAGCGCTACGACCTCGTCCGCGACCTCGCCGCAAGGCCGGACCGTCATCTCCTGCTGGTGACCGCCACCCCACACAGCGGCAAGGACGCCACGTTCCGCAACCTCATCGCGCTCCTTGACCCCCAGCTCGCCGACATCGACCTCGAGCAGCCCAACGGGCGCGAGCTCCTGGCCCGCCACTTCGTGCAGCGCCGCCGCGCCGACATCCGACAGTTCCTCGACGAGAACACCCCCTTCCCGTCCGACCGGCTGTCCAAGGAGGCCGCCTACGACCTGTCCCCCGCCTACCGGGACCTGTTCGACGATGTCCTCGCATACGCCCGGGAGACCGTGCGCAACGCCCAGGGCGCGCTGGAGCGTCGCGTCAGCTGGTGGTCGGTGCTCGCCCTCCTGCGTGCCCTGGCCTCGTCACCCCGGGCCGCTGCGCAGACGCTGGCCACCCGCTCGGCCGCGCTCGCCGGCGAGTCCGCCAGCGAGGCGGACGCCCTGGGCCGCGCAACGGTTCTCGACGCCGCCGACGATGAGGCGCTCGAATCCGCAGACGTCACGCCCGGCGCCGATCAGGCAGCCGGGTCCGGCACGGCCCAGCAGCGCAGGCTCCGCGGATTCCTCGACCGCGCACGGAAGCTCGAGGGCACGGGCGACCGGAAGCTGGACGCCATCACCGCGCAGGTGAAGGAGCTTCTCGCCGACGGGTACGCGCCCATCGTCTTCTGCCGTTTCATCGACACCGCCGAGTACGTCGCCGAGCATCTGAGGAAGAAGCTCGGCAAGGGCACGACGGTCGGCGCCGTCACCGGCACCCTTCCGCCGGCCGAGCGGGTCGCGCGGATCGCCGAACTGACCGCGAGCGAGGGACCCACGGTCCTCGTGGCCACCGACTGCCTCTCCGAGGGCGTCAACCTGCAGGAACAGTTCCAGGCCGTCGTGCACTACGACCTGGCCTGGAACCCCACTCGCCACGAACAGCGCGAGGGCCGCGTCGACCGGTTCGGGCAGCGCAGGGACGTGGTGCGCACTGTGACCCTCTACGGCCGCGACAACCACATCGACGGCATCGTCCTCGACGTCCTGCTCCGCAAGCACCTCGCGATCCGCAAGGCAACCGGCGTCTCGGTGCCCGTACCCGACAACAGCGATGCGGTCCTCGAGGCGCTGATGGAGGGGCTGATCCTCCGTGGCGACGACCACCGCCAGGACACCCTCGACATCGAGTATCAGCAGAAGACGGACGAGCTCGACCGCGAATGGCAGTCCGCCGCCGAGCGCGAGAAGGCCTCCCGAACGAAGTTCGCGCAGCGCACCATCCACCCTGACGAGGTGCAGGCCGAGGTGGCGGAGATCCGGGCCCATCTGGGAACCCACGCGGATGTCCGCTCGTTCACGGAGACGGCGCTGCGGGAGCTGAAGTCCACGCTCACCCCGCAGCAGGCCGGTTTCACCGCGACCACGGCACCGCTGCCCGCCGGGCTGCTCGACGCCCTGCCCCCCGGCCGCGAGACGGGGCTCCGGTTCGTCGACGACTTCCCGGTCGCCCGGGGCGAAAACGTCCTGCACCGCACCGACGACGCGGTGGAGGCCATCGCGACCTACGTGCTGGAATCCGCCCTCGACGCAGGCCTCCCCGCGGAGGCGCGCCCCGCGCGGCGCTGCGCCGTCATCCGCACCACAGCCGTCGAGGCCCGAACCACCCTGCTGCTCATGCGGTACCGGTTCCACCTCACCCTCCCGTCGCGCGCCGGGGAACGTACGGCGGTGGCCGAGGACGTCGCCACCCTCGCCTTCACCACCGCTGACGGACAGCTGACCTGGCTCGATGAGTCCGCGGTTAGAGCGCTGCTCGACGCGACGCCCACCGGCAACGTCGCCAACCCGCGGCCGTACCTCGACTCTGCTCTGTCCAAGCTCCCCGACCTCCTGCCCCACCTGGAGCAGCACGGCGCGACCCTCGCCGAACGGATCCGCGCCTCACACCGTCGGGTCCGCGCCGCGTCGGGCTCGGCTGTCCGAGGGCTCGGCGTCCGGGCGGAGAACCCGCCGGATGTCCTGGGTGTGTACGTGTTCGTCCCGGTCCCGAAGGGCTGAAGTCATGGCTGGTGAATCCTTCGTCGGTGTCCGCGTGCAGGGTGGCCTCATCCCTGCCGAACTGCTGTCGCGCATCTCTGCTGGCGCTCTGCCCGGGCAGTCCTCCGCCGACTACCACCTCGCTCCCGGCGAGTCCGTCCGTGAGGCCGCCAACAGGGCCTGGGCGTACCTGACCGGCGTGTGGGCCACCTACCGGCAGGCCGCCGAGCGGCTCCCGGAGTCCGACCGCGGGACGAGTCTCACGCGCGAGCGGTGGCTCCTCATCCTGCTGCGCGAGCTCGGGTTCGGGCGCGTCTCCACCACGCCGGCGGGCGGGCTGCACGTCGACGGCAAGAGCGCACCCATCTCACACCTGTGGGAACAGGTGCCCATGCACCTGCTCGGTCATCGCGTCGAGCTCGACCGCCGCACGCAGGGGGTCGCGGGCGCCGCCTCCCAGTCGCCTCAGTCGATGGTGCAGGAGCTCCTCAACCGGTCCGACGAGCACCTCTGGGCCGTGCTGTCGAACGGTGTGACACTGCGCCTGCTTCGCGACTCGACATCGCTCGTCGGGTCGTCCTACGTGGAGTTCGACCTGGAGGCCATCTTCGACGGAGACCTCTTCGCCGACTTCCTCGTCCTGTTCAGCGTGTGCCACGAGTCACGGCTGGCGATCCGAGACCAGGGGCTGGGGCCAACATCC is from Tessaracoccus palaemonis and encodes:
- a CDS encoding helicase-related protein, coding for MTAFAVGSLVATRGREWVVLPDSSDDFLVLRPLGGTDDDIAGVLPAIEHVAPATFPAPSPDDLGDHHSARLLRSALQIGFRSSAGPFRSLAAIAVEPRAYQLVPLLMALRQDTVRLLIADDVGIGKTVEASLIATELLTVGDARGLVVLCSPALAEQWADELLTKFGLEAELVLASTVRRLERQCIAGESIFERFPVTVVSTDFIKSDRRRNEFLRTCPDLVIVDEAHTCVADGGLAGKARTQRYDLVRDLAARPDRHLLLVTATPHSGKDATFRNLIALLDPQLADIDLEQPNGRELLARHFVQRRRADIRQFLDENTPFPSDRLSKEAAYDLSPAYRDLFDDVLAYARETVRNAQGALERRVSWWSVLALLRALASSPRAAAQTLATRSAALAGESASEADALGRATVLDAADDEALESADVTPGADQAAGSGTAQQRRLRGFLDRARKLEGTGDRKLDAITAQVKELLADGYAPIVFCRFIDTAEYVAEHLRKKLGKGTTVGAVTGTLPPAERVARIAELTASEGPTVLVATDCLSEGVNLQEQFQAVVHYDLAWNPTRHEQREGRVDRFGQRRDVVRTVTLYGRDNHIDGIVLDVLLRKHLAIRKATGVSVPVPDNSDAVLEALMEGLILRGDDHRQDTLDIEYQQKTDELDREWQSAAEREKASRTKFAQRTIHPDEVQAEVAEIRAHLGTHADVRSFTETALRELKSTLTPQQAGFTATTAPLPAGLLDALPPGRETGLRFVDDFPVARGENVLHRTDDAVEAIATYVLESALDAGLPAEARPARRCAVIRTTAVEARTTLLLMRYRFHLTLPSRAGERTAVAEDVATLAFTTADGQLTWLDESAVRALLDATPTGNVANPRPYLDSALSKLPDLLPHLEQHGATLAERIRASHRRVRAASGSAVRGLGVRAENPPDVLGVYVFVPVPKG
- a CDS encoding DEAD/DEAH box helicase; translated protein: MDVFKVRETVIEDYRAFTTSSIDVKDARLKDHYEQELDADRQWPEPWISLNPAFASGGSVDELVRDGILHPECDPIFRVKQHLEDRGTSPITLHRHQREAIEVARTGESYVLTTGTGSGKSLAYIVPIVDHVLRQPKTPGVKAIIVYPMNALANSQRGELEKFLRNGYGEGNEPVTFARYTGQESGEERDRILKDPPDILLTNYVMLELVLTRPDERARLVKAARGLQFLVLDELHTYRGRQGADVSMLVRRVRDACASPNLQCIGTSATMASGGSSIDQRRTVAEVATRIFGAPVTPDHVIGETLTRATTGRDDDVTGLRAAVRSGQLPGDFDALAASPLAAWIETTFGLTTEEGTGQLVRQSPRRLREHAAPALSDITDEPVPDCHEAIQRCLLEGSEVRHPRTGRPLFAFRLHQFISKGDTLYVSLEPEDTRFITSKYQVAVPSAKEKLLYPLAFCRECGQEYAVVRAVTRAGETSYQPRASRDVSEDSAQDGYLYISTSLPWPVDPIADGRLPDSWVDVDNDPLPAKVRYLPRRVTVDTAGHEVPVGGTPAAFIPAPFTFCLSCQVSYEQTRGRDFSKLATLDAEGRSSAISVISSSMVRALREVPEDELPKEARKLLTFVDNRQDASLQAGHLNDFVQIAQVRGALFAAMKSNPEGLTHEDVAAHVVNALGLDFADYAASPEALYAAKARTERALRELVEYRLYLDLQRGWRITMPNLEQTGLLRVSYESLNDVAADQGLWESKHPALRDAANGHREELCRIIVDEFRKVLAVDVDCLTETGFEKIKRQSSQELAGAWSMPGNEQMAPVGTVFAFASQPGRPRQGLHLTGRSALGRYLRRPNQFPSQPARLTTDEAQQVIHDILSVLSRVGILTQVDSDGQRGHRLKASAIRWNAGDGTSAASDPIRKTLDADAGGRVNAFFKTLYEGVARELRGLSAREHTAQVPPAERENREREFREGSLPLLYCSPTMELGVDISSLNAVGLRNVPPTPANYAQRSGRAGRSGQPALVLTYCATGNSHDQYYFRRPADMVAGSVAAPRLDLTNEALLRSHVQAVWLAETGEKLGSKMTDLLATEGQDPSLVMRPEKAHAFADSDAIRRAIGHAQSIVAPMLTELQATAWWQDNWVEDVVNKAPSNLDKACDRWRKLYRAALADQATQNRIVLESSHSQKAHRAAQARRREAESQLRLLRNEDDESNHSDFYTYRYLASEGFLPGYSFPRLPLAAYIPAVRGAVGKFDGGDYIQRPRFMAISEFGPGALIYHEGARYEVTRVQVPLSQTGQGVIDTSEARRCSECGYHHDRKPGLDVCENCGSELGSTTYGLMQLTTVYTRRRERISSDEEERRRAGYELQTSYRFTEHGSRSGKLAAEIVAGDGAPLAELVYGDSAEVRVTNRGRRRRKDPSTVGFYLDPVEGAWISESKGDNALATDPDGDPDLAKAVRVIPYVRDHRNILVVRLAAALPDDAAVTLRNALERGIEAAFQLEDSELASEALPDPEHRSRMLFTESAEGGAGVLRRLQAEPDALALAARTALSIAHFDPDTGADLSAPEAREERCERACYDCLLSYGNQSDHASIDRHTIRDLLLDLASGRTVASSSAQTRGDHADALMDASDSDLERRWIRLLLEGDYKLPDSAQPLLSDAGCRPDFAYSDARVVIFIDGPVHDRPDKAAEDAAVQERLMDAGYTWLRFSHDADWDSLVKEHSFVFGEGRTA